From one Camarhynchus parvulus chromosome 25, STF_HiC, whole genome shotgun sequence genomic stretch:
- the LOC115913369 gene encoding uncharacterized protein LOC115913369, whose product MLEVQELRRNGLRGDVWDLLSLASPASPSPWDWDAQGSTEIPLWDAQGSMEIPLWDVQGSTEIPLWDAQGSTEIPLWDAQGSTEIPLWDVQGSTEIPLWDAQGSPRIEPWAWHGSSVPSSTTSRVQGSMAGRSRRRFSRLSRQVPAVLETPSSSWGSGKVPSESGGQSSTVRMDFCSGNLITHIPGLSKAGTAFPRGRKRRLRALRRLREVCHILGLGVTSWRRKRAQKSAQGPLRSESSPLVALGGAGTRGRGPGRSRRSWKCEDFPGGQRPKSLAN is encoded by the exons ATGCTGGAAGTGCAGGAGTTGAGGCGGAACGGGCTCCGTGGGGACGTTTGGGATTTGCTGTCCTTGGCATCTCCGGCGTCCCCGAGTCCCTGGGATTGGGATGCGCAGGGATCCACAGAAATCCCACTTTGGGATGCGCAGGGATCCATGGAAATCCCACtttgggatgtgcagggatCCACGGAAATCCCACTTTGGGATGCACAGGGATCCACGGAAATCCCACTTTGGGATGCGCAGGGATCCACGGAAATCCCACtttgggatgtgcagggatCCACGGAAATCCCACTTTGGGATGCGCAGGGATCCCCCAGGATCGAGCCCTGGGCCTGGCACGGCTCATCCGTGCCCAGCTCCACCACCTCGAGGGTGCAGGGCTCCATGGCCGGGAGATCCAGGCGCAGATTTTCCAGGTTGTCCAGGCAGGTCCCGGCGGTTTTGGAGACCCCGAGCTCCTCGTGGGGCAGCGGGAAGGTCCCGTCGGAGTCAGGGGGACAGAGCTCCACGGTCAGGATGGATTTCTGCAGCGGGAACCTCATCACGCACATCCCGGGGCTCTCGAAG gcAGGGACGGCTTTTCCGCGGGGGAGAAAGCGGCGGCTCCGAGCTCTGCGACGGCTGCGTGAAGTTTGTCACATTCTCGGGCTGGGTGTGACCTCCTGGCGCCGAAAACGGGCACAAAAATCGGCCCAAGGGCCACTGAGATCAGAGAGTTCACCCCTCGTGGCCCTGGGTGGAGCTGGGACACGCGGGAGAGGTCCTGGAAGGTCACGGAGATCCTGGAAATGTGAAGATTTCCCTGGAGGCCAGCGGCCAAAATCCCTGGCAAATTGA
- the LOC115913416 gene encoding zonadhesin-like gives MRRATGCPLSQICIPPPAVLVRSFPVRSSPDPCGATGSFPCLPPRRSPCCYPGTTTYVSLGSLGSLAQAAKPCGLVATICGPPSCQDVAGCSTRCRNPCCCCRVTESCSRSRDCFQEVAKCSTGVCQDLCCQEVTKCETTCQDPCYKEVTTCTTTCQDPCCQEVTKCVTTCQDPCCQEVTKCVTTCQDPCCKEVTKCTTTCQDPCCQEVTTCTTTCQDPCCKEVTRCVTTRQDPCCKEVTKCVTTRQDPCCQEVTTCTTTCQDPCCQEVTKCTTTCRDPCYKEVTRCVTTCQDPCCQEVSKCTTTCQDPCCKEVTRCTTTCVDPCCQEVTKCVTTCQDPCCKEVTKCATRCVDPCCQEVTKCVTTCQDPCCKEVTTCTTTCKEVTKCATTCVDPCCQEVTKCVTTCQDPCSKEVTTCTTTCVDPCCKEVTKCVTTCQDPCCKEVTTYVDPCCQEVTRCVTTFVDPCGKKAPRGLTPCYEPCCKKVTKWSSPWVIPWCRKGAKSSTRCGDPCSKKGSKGSSRCVDPCYKKVSKCSNPCQDPCCVTRCDPRCVDTCCQEVTKCRTRYVDPCCQEVTKCVTTCQDPCGKEVTKCVTRCVDPCCQEITKCRTRCVDPCCKEVTKCVTRCVDPCCKEVTKCTTRCVDPCCQEVTKCVTTCQDPCCVTRCATRCVDPCCKEVTKCITTCQDPCCVTRCVDPCCKEVTKCVTTCQDPCCQEVTTCTTRCVDPCCQEVTKRFAACQDPCCATRCATRCVDPCCQGVARCQDPCCATRCATRCVDSCCQGVTACQGSCCQGVTTCTTTCQDPCCQGVTTCQNSCCQGVTACQNSCCQGVTTCQNSCCQGVTTCTTTCQGVTSCQDPCCQGVTTCQGSCCQGVTTCQGSCCQGVTTCTTSCQDPCGQGVTTCTTTCQDPCCQGLTSCQDPCGQGVTTCTTTCQDPCCQGVTSCQDPCCQGVTTCQGSCCQGVTTCQGSCCQGVTTCTTSCQDPCGQGVTTCTTSCQGVTSCQDPCGQGVPTSCPAPCCVPSRATSQCRGGVQVVTRCADSCPTTCVTQTCPVCGQRCSVSGCPTFRAR, from the coding sequence ATGCGCCGCGCCACCGGTTGCCCGCTGAGCCAGATCTGCATCCCCCCTCCGGCCGTGCTGGTGAGGAGCTTCCCGGTGAGGTCCAGCCCGGATCCCTGCGGCGCCACCGGCTCCTTCCCGTGCCTCCCTCCCCGCCGCAGCCCCTGCTGCTACCCCGGCACCACCACCTACGtcagcctgggcagcctgggcagcctggcccaGGCCGCCAAGCCCTGCGGCCTCGTGGCCACCATCTGTGGCCCCCCGAGCTGCCAGGACGTGGCCGGGTGCTCCACGAGGTGCAGGaacccctgctgctgctgccgggtGACcgagagctgcagcaggagccggGACTGCTTCCAGGAGGTGGCCAAGTGCTCCACAGGCGTGTGCCAGGatctctgctgccaggaggtCACCAAGTGTGAAACCACGTGTCAGGATCCGTGTTATAAGGAGGTCACCACGTGCACCACCACGTGTCAGGATCCGTGCTGTCAGGAGGTCACCAAGTGTGTCACCACGTGTCAGGATCCGTGTTGTCAAGAGGTCACCAAGTGTGTCACCACGTGTCAGGATCCCTGTTGTAAGGAGGTCACCAAGTGCACAACCACGTGTCAAGATCCGTGCTGCCAAGAGGTCACCACATGCACCACCACGtgccaggatccctgctgcaagGAGGTCACCAGGTGTGTCACCACACGCCAGGATCCGTGTTGTAAGGAGGTCACCAAGTGTGTCACCACACGCCAGGACCCGTGTTGTCAAGAGGTCACCACATGCACCACAACAtgccaggatccctgctgccaggaggtCACCAAGTGCACAACCACGTGTCGGGATCCGTGTTATAAGGAGGTCACCAGGTGTGTCACCACGtgccaggatccctgctgccaggaggtGTCCAAGTGCACAACCACGTGCCAAGATCCGTGTTGCAAAGAGGTGACCAGGTGCACCACCACGTGTGTggatccctgctgccaggaggtCACCAAGTGTGTCACAACGTGCCAAGATCCCTGTTGCAAGGAGGTCACCAAGTGTGCCACCAGGTGTGTGGATCCATGTTGTCAAGAGGTCACCAAGTGTGTCACCACGTGCCAAGATCCCTGTTGCAAGGAGGTCACCACATGCACCACAACGTGTAAGGAGGTCACCAAGTGCGCCACCACGTGTGTGGacccctgctgccaggaggtCACCAAGTGTGTCACCACATGCCAGGACCCCTGCAGCAAGGAGGTGACCACATGCACCACCACGTGTGTGGATCCATGTTGCAAGGAGGTCACCAAGTGTGTCACCACGTGCCAAGATCCATGTTGCAAGGAAGTGACCACGTATGTGGACCCGTGCTGTCAGGAGGTCACCAGGTGTGTCACCACCTTTGTGGACCCGTGTGGCAAGAAAGCCCCCAGGGGCCTCACGCCGTGTTACGAGCCCTGCTGCAAGAAGGTGACCAAGTGGAGCAGCCCGTGGGTGATTCCGTGGTGCAGGAAAGGTGCCAAGTCCAGCACCAGATGTGGAGATCCCTGCTCCAAGAAGGGGAGCAAGGGCAGCTCCAGATGTGTGGATCCGTGCTACAAGAAGGTGTCCAAGTGCTCCAACCCGTGCCAAGATCCGTGCTGTGTGaccaggtgtgaccccaggtgtgtgGACACGTGTTGCCAGGAGGTCACCAAGTGCAGAACCAGATATGTGGATCCATGCTGCCAGGAGGTCACCAAGTGTGTCACCACATGCCAAGATCCCTGTGGCAAGGAGGTCACCAAGTGCGTCACCAGATGTGTGGATCCATGCTGCCAGGAGATCACCAAGTGCAGAACCAGATGTGTTGATCCATGTTGTAAGGAGGTCACCAAATGTGTCACCAGGTGTGTGGATCCGTGTTGTAAGGAGGTCACCAAGTGCACCACCAGGTGTGTtgatccctgctgccaggaggtCACCAAGTGTGTCACCACATGCCAAGATCCCTGCTGTGTCACCAGATGCGCCACCAGGTGTGTGGATCCCTGTTGTAAGGAGGTCACCAAGTGTATCACCACATGCCAAGATCCCTGCTGTGTCACCAGGTGTGTGGATCCATGTTGCAAGGAGGTCACCAAATGTGTCACCACGtgccaggatccctgctgccaggaggtGACCACATGCACCACCAGGTGTGTCgatccctgctgccaggaggtGACCAAGCGCTTCGCCGCGTGCCAAgatccctgctgtgccaccagaTGTGCCACCAGATGTGTtgatccctgctgccagggagtgGCCAGGTGCCAAgatccctgctgtgccaccagaTGTGCCACCAGGTGTGTGGACTCCTGCTGCCAAGGAGTGACCGCCTGCCAAGGTTCCTGCTGCCAAGGAGTGACCACCTGCACCACGACCTGCCAAGACCCATGCTGCCAGGGAGTGACCACTTGCCAaaattcctgctgccagggagtgACCGCTTGCCAaaattcctgctgccagggagtgACCACCTGCCAaaattcctgctgccagggagtgACCACCTGCACCACGACCTGCCAGGGAGTGACCTCCTGCCAGGacccctgctgccagggagtgACCACCTGCCAAggttcctgctgccagggagtgACCACCTGCCAAGGCTCCTGCTGCCAAGGAGTGACCACCTGCACTACCAGCTGCCAAGACCCCTGTGGCCAGGGAGTGACCACCTGCACCACCACCTGCCAGGACCCGTGCTGCCAGGGACTGACCTCGTGCCAAGACCCCTGCGGCCAGGGAGTGACCACCTGCACCACGACCTGCCAGGACCCGTGCTGCCAGGGAGTGACCTCCTGCCAGGacccctgctgccagggagtgACCACCTGCCAAggttcctgctgccagggagtgACCACCTGCCAAGGCTCCTGCTGCCAAGGAGTGACCACCTGCACCACCAGCTGCCAAGACCCCTGCGGCCAGGGAGTGACCACCTGCACCACCAGCTGCCAGGGAGTGACCTCGTGCCAGGACCCCTGTGGCCAGGGAGTGCCCACCTCGTGCCCAGCCCcgtgctgtgtccccagccgtGCCACCTCGCAATGCCGCGGAGGTGTCCAGGTTGTCACCAGGTGCGCTGACTCCTGTCCCACCACCTGCGTCACCCAGACCTGCCCCGTGTGCGGCCAGCGCTGCTCCGTCTCCGGCTGCCCGACATTCCGGGCTCGCTGA